The following proteins are co-located in the Flectobacillus major DSM 103 genome:
- the recN gene encoding DNA repair protein RecN, whose amino-acid sequence MLTHLKIKNYALIEHLELSPNHALNIITGETGAGKSIMLGAIGLLLGNRADTKALYSPDEKCIIEGEFNISGFIIKSIFEEEELDYEDHCIIRREISPQGKTRAFVNDTPVNLETLRRIASQLMDVHSQHDNLLLGANEYQLQIVDTFAQNESLVDKYKSDFLSYQKAQKAYDELVQDAKESKKEFDYNAFLLEELHKAKLKAHELEELETELNKLENAEEVKSKLQQTSAFLNGSEQSIISLLGTSLANINTIGQYGSQFVHIKERLQSCLIELKDINDEIESESDQVEIDDEKISSLQQRVDLLYHLLQKHQVKADNDLLRIQAELEIKVGKVLNLDESLEKAKSVVEKTEKALMKSAEALSKSRLGVLATIEKQISALLFDLGMPNATLKVENEFIKPSATGINIVNLLFSANKGIKPQPLKNVASGGEFSRLMLAIKYILANKRALPTIVFDEIDTGISGEVSIKVGNMMREMSKSHQIIAITHLHQIAAQGAAHYFVYKDNSADRTVSRIKKLSKEERIMEIAQMIGGQNPSATIIENAREMLGKHTIES is encoded by the coding sequence ATGCTTACTCATCTAAAGATAAAAAACTATGCTCTTATCGAGCATTTAGAGCTTTCGCCCAATCACGCCCTTAATATTATTACAGGCGAAACTGGAGCTGGTAAGTCGATTATGCTTGGAGCGATTGGCTTATTGCTTGGTAATCGGGCCGATACAAAGGCCTTATATAGCCCCGATGAAAAATGTATTATTGAAGGTGAGTTTAATATTTCTGGATTTATTATCAAAAGTATTTTTGAGGAAGAAGAGCTAGATTATGAAGACCATTGTATTATTCGTCGTGAAATTTCGCCACAGGGCAAAACCCGTGCGTTTGTCAACGATACGCCTGTCAATTTAGAAACCCTTCGCCGAATTGCCTCTCAGCTTATGGATGTGCATTCGCAACATGATAATTTACTTTTGGGGGCCAATGAATATCAGCTTCAGATTGTTGATACATTTGCCCAAAATGAAAGTTTGGTCGATAAATACAAATCTGATTTCTTGAGCTATCAAAAAGCCCAAAAAGCTTATGATGAATTGGTGCAAGATGCAAAAGAAAGTAAAAAAGAGTTTGATTATAATGCCTTCTTGCTTGAAGAATTACACAAAGCAAAACTAAAGGCTCATGAATTGGAAGAGCTAGAAACGGAACTAAACAAGCTGGAAAATGCCGAAGAAGTAAAATCTAAGCTTCAACAAACTTCAGCATTTTTGAATGGCTCGGAACAGTCAATCATTTCGTTGTTGGGTACTTCTCTTGCCAATATCAATACTATTGGCCAATATGGCTCGCAGTTTGTCCATATCAAAGAACGCCTACAGTCTTGTTTGATAGAACTCAAAGATATTAACGACGAAATAGAAAGCGAATCTGACCAAGTAGAAATAGATGATGAAAAAATATCTTCTTTACAGCAACGTGTAGATTTATTGTATCACCTTTTACAAAAACATCAAGTAAAAGCCGACAACGATTTATTACGTATTCAGGCCGAACTCGAAATAAAAGTCGGTAAGGTATTGAACCTCGACGAATCTTTGGAAAAAGCTAAAAGTGTGGTCGAAAAAACTGAAAAAGCCCTTATGAAAAGTGCAGAGGCTTTGTCAAAATCACGTTTGGGCGTATTAGCAACTATCGAAAAACAAATCTCGGCTTTGTTATTCGACCTTGGAATGCCCAATGCTACGCTCAAAGTCGAAAATGAGTTTATTAAACCTTCGGCAACTGGTATCAATATTGTTAACTTGTTGTTTTCGGCCAACAAAGGTATCAAGCCTCAACCTCTCAAAAACGTAGCCTCAGGTGGCGAATTTAGCCGTTTAATGCTAGCTATCAAGTATATTCTAGCCAATAAGAGGGCTTTGCCTACGATTGTTTTTGATGAAATAGACACGGGTATATCTGGTGAAGTTTCTATCAAAGTAGGCAATATGATGCGTGAAATGAGCAAAAGCCATCAGATTATTGCTATTACTCATTTGCATCAAATTGCGGCTCAGGGAGCAGCCCATTATTTTGTTTATAAAGATAACTCTGCCGACCGAACCGTTTCAAGAATTAAGAAGTTATCTAAAGAGGAACGTATCATGGAAATTGCACAAATGATTGGTGGCCAAAATCCTTCAGCCACGATTATTGAAAATGCTCGTGAAATGTTGGGTAAACATACTATCGAATCGTAG